Proteins found in one Geomonas subterranea genomic segment:
- a CDS encoding ATP-dependent helicase: MLDLSRLNPEQLAAVKHTEGALLVLAGAGSGKTGVITYRIAHLILNKQVPPDRILAVTFTNKAAKEMKERVEHLVGRKDSKGIVLSTFHSLGVRVLKRDIERLGYKKNFSIYSTADQVGLVRQIVREVNTDSKKYDAESIIWRISGAKNKLIPPDRFAPNPLDDIDMMAALVYPRYQSALKAFNAIDFDDIIMLTAELLQHHPPVLKHWQERFGYIMVDEYQDTNSSQYLLVNLLAAGCKNLCVVGDDDQSIYGWRGADVGNILDFEKDFHGCRTIKLEQNYRSTGNILEAANSVIGNNKVRKAKRLWTASGQGPLIDLCIVQDDEEEATSVVERIQLERFKKDTPYSDFAILYRTNAQSRAFEEQLRFEDIPYVLVGGTQFFERKEVKDSLSYLKVIANPLDEVALLRIVNFPRRGIGDSTVIRINQWSLEKEIPLFEAFSRVGEIEGISEAIRDKVLAFHQTLLDAAEAFRAEGGLAEKGKTLFEKLKIEEEIFRTIDDQKAARRKVENVEQIINSMAAYEERVPQATLGGFIEKVSLMDEDRFSGKDKKEHGKDAVTLMSLHSSKGLEFPFVFLVGMEDEILPHKRAIYEDDSIDEERRLCYVGITRARQQLVMTRTLYRKKYGKLEERVPSRFLEEIPGTVLNVQQSGVAKEVTPEEAEKSAEDFFAKMKAMMG; this comes from the coding sequence ATGCTCGACCTGTCCCGTCTCAACCCCGAACAACTCGCCGCCGTGAAACATACGGAAGGGGCCCTGCTGGTCCTGGCCGGCGCCGGGTCCGGCAAGACCGGGGTGATCACCTACCGTATCGCGCACCTGATCCTGAACAAGCAGGTGCCGCCGGACCGCATCCTCGCCGTGACCTTCACCAACAAGGCGGCCAAGGAGATGAAGGAGCGGGTCGAGCACCTGGTGGGGCGCAAGGACTCGAAGGGGATCGTCCTTTCCACCTTTCACTCACTGGGTGTCCGCGTGCTCAAGAGGGACATCGAGCGCCTGGGGTACAAGAAGAACTTCTCCATCTATTCCACCGCCGACCAGGTGGGGCTCGTGCGCCAGATCGTGCGCGAGGTGAACACCGACAGCAAGAAGTACGACGCGGAGAGCATCATCTGGCGCATCTCCGGCGCCAAGAACAAGCTGATCCCCCCCGACCGCTTCGCCCCCAATCCACTGGACGACATCGACATGATGGCCGCGCTGGTCTACCCGCGCTACCAGTCCGCGCTGAAGGCGTTCAACGCCATCGATTTCGACGACATCATCATGCTGACGGCGGAGCTGTTGCAGCACCACCCGCCGGTCCTCAAGCACTGGCAGGAGCGCTTCGGCTACATCATGGTGGACGAGTACCAGGACACCAACTCGTCCCAGTACCTCCTGGTGAACCTCCTGGCGGCCGGCTGCAAGAACCTCTGCGTGGTGGGGGACGACGACCAGTCCATCTACGGCTGGCGCGGCGCCGACGTCGGCAACATCCTCGACTTCGAGAAGGATTTCCACGGGTGCCGCACCATCAAGCTGGAGCAGAACTACCGCTCGACGGGCAACATCCTGGAAGCCGCCAACAGCGTCATCGGCAACAACAAGGTGAGAAAGGCGAAGAGGCTGTGGACCGCCTCGGGGCAGGGACCGCTCATCGACCTCTGCATCGTGCAGGACGACGAGGAGGAGGCGACGAGCGTGGTGGAGCGGATCCAGCTGGAGCGCTTCAAGAAGGACACCCCATACAGCGACTTCGCCATCCTGTACCGCACCAACGCGCAGAGCCGCGCCTTTGAGGAGCAGCTCCGTTTCGAGGACATCCCCTACGTCCTGGTCGGCGGCACCCAGTTCTTCGAGCGCAAGGAGGTCAAGGATTCGCTCTCCTACCTGAAGGTGATCGCCAACCCCCTGGACGAGGTGGCGCTTTTGCGGATCGTCAACTTCCCCAGGCGCGGCATCGGCGACAGCACGGTGATCCGCATCAACCAGTGGTCGCTGGAAAAGGAGATCCCCCTTTTCGAGGCATTCAGCCGGGTGGGGGAGATCGAGGGGATCTCGGAGGCGATCCGGGACAAGGTGCTCGCCTTCCACCAGACCCTTCTCGATGCCGCCGAGGCCTTCCGGGCGGAAGGCGGGCTGGCGGAAAAGGGGAAGACCCTCTTCGAGAAACTGAAGATAGAAGAGGAAATCTTCCGGACCATCGACGATCAGAAGGCCGCACGCCGCAAGGTGGAAAACGTGGAGCAGATCATCAACTCCATGGCCGCCTACGAGGAGCGGGTGCCGCAGGCAACGCTTGGGGGCTTCATCGAGAAGGTGTCGCTCATGGACGAGGACCGCTTCTCCGGCAAGGACAAGAAGGAGCATGGCAAGGACGCGGTGACGCTCATGTCGCTGCACTCCAGCAAGGGGCTCGAGTTCCCCTTCGTGTTCCTGGTCGGGATGGAGGATGAGATTCTGCCCCACAAGCGGGCCATCTACGAGGATGACAGCATCGACGAGGAGCGGCGCCTTTGCTACGTCGGCATCACGCGGGCCCGGCAGCAGCTGGTGATGACGCGGACGCTGTACCGGAAGAAGTACGGGAAACTCGAGGAGCGGGTTCCATCGCGCTTTCTGGAGGAGATACCGGGCACGGTGCTGAACGTGCAGCAAAGCGGGGTGGCCAAGGAAGTGACGCCGGAGGAGGCGGAAAAGAGCGCCGAGGATTTCTTCGCCAAGATGAAGGCGATGATGGGGTAG
- a CDS encoding peroxiredoxin: MKVSTITLLAALTLSVFTTALPAAAASDLQQIAKVGEPAPNFKLDAWVGATAGKEFKQISLDDYRGKWVLLFFYPMDFTFVCPTEIKGFNQALPEFEKLNTVVLGASTDSKYSHLAWVQRGDLGNLQLPLLSDIKKEVAQKYGCLDEKEGVALRALFIIDPDGVLQYQVVHNLDVGRSVEETLRVLEALQTGSLCPLGWKPGQKTLGKP, encoded by the coding sequence ATGAAAGTTTCAACCATTACCCTCTTGGCGGCACTGACACTCTCCGTTTTCACCACCGCGCTCCCAGCGGCAGCCGCATCGGACCTGCAGCAGATCGCCAAGGTCGGGGAGCCGGCTCCGAACTTCAAACTGGATGCCTGGGTCGGCGCCACCGCCGGCAAGGAGTTCAAGCAGATCTCCCTCGACGACTACCGCGGCAAGTGGGTGCTCCTCTTCTTCTACCCCATGGACTTCACCTTCGTCTGCCCCACCGAGATCAAGGGGTTCAACCAGGCGCTCCCCGAGTTCGAGAAGCTGAACACCGTCGTCCTCGGTGCCTCGACCGACAGCAAGTACTCCCACCTCGCCTGGGTGCAGCGCGGCGACCTGGGCAACCTGCAGCTCCCCCTGCTCTCCGACATCAAGAAGGAGGTAGCGCAGAAATACGGCTGCCTGGACGAGAAGGAAGGTGTCGCCCTGCGCGCCCTGTTCATCATCGACCCGGACGGGGTGCTCCAATACCAGGTGGTGCACAACCTCGACGTGGGGCGCAGCGTGGAGGAGACCCTGCGCGTCCTCGAGGCGCTGCAGACCGGCTCGCTCTGCCCGCTGGGGTGGAAGCCGGGCCAGAAGACCCTCGGCAAACCCTGA
- a CDS encoding peptidylprolyl isomerase, with the protein MTEEKNPVVVMETSMGTVKIELYKDKAPISVRNFLSYVKDAYYDGTIFHRVIKNFMVQGGGLDENMQPKKTKFAIKNEATNGLKNVRGTLAMARTSVVDSATSQFFINVVDNAFLDHAGKTPDRFGYAVFGQVIEGMDVVDAIRDVKTGNKGGHQDVPVEPVFINSIKLAE; encoded by the coding sequence ATGACTGAAGAGAAAAATCCCGTGGTCGTCATGGAGACCTCGATGGGCACCGTTAAGATCGAGCTTTACAAGGACAAGGCTCCCATCTCCGTGCGCAACTTCCTCTCCTATGTCAAGGACGCCTACTACGACGGCACCATCTTCCACCGCGTCATCAAGAACTTCATGGTCCAGGGGGGCGGGCTCGACGAGAACATGCAGCCGAAGAAGACCAAGTTCGCCATCAAGAACGAGGCGACCAACGGCCTGAAGAACGTGCGCGGCACCCTCGCCATGGCCCGTACCTCCGTGGTCGACAGCGCCACCTCCCAGTTCTTCATCAACGTCGTCGACAACGCGTTCCTCGACCACGCCGGCAAGACCCCGGACCGTTTCGGCTATGCGGTGTTCGGGCAGGTGATCGAAGGGATGGACGTCGTCGACGCCATTCGCGATGTGAAAACCGGCAACAAGGGAGGACACCAGGACGTGCCGGTGGAGCCGGTCTTCATCAACTCCATCAAGCTGGCTGAGTAG
- the metK gene encoding methionine adenosyltransferase, translating into MEMKDFIFTSESVSEGHPDKVADQVSDAILDAILAQDPKSRVACETLVTTGMAVIAGEITTNAVIDYPKIVRETIKEIGYNDSAMGFDWETCAVLTSIDKQSPDIAQGVTEGEGMFKEQGAGDQGLMFGFACNETPELMPMSILMAHKLVSRLADVRKTGVLDFLRPDSKSQVSIQYIDDKPVHVDTVVISSQHSPEVSYEMIKEGIIEEVVKKIIPANLMDANTKFLINPTGRFVIGGPMGDCGLTGRKIIVDSYGGHGAHGGGAFSGKDPSKVDRSAAYMGRYVAKNLVASGVCERCEVQVAYAIGVAEPVSVMVDCNGTGKIPSKRISEIVREVFDLRPRAIIEQLDLLRPIYKKTAAYGHFGRELPEFTWERTDKAAIIREKAGL; encoded by the coding sequence ATGGAAATGAAGGACTTTATCTTTACCTCCGAGTCTGTTTCTGAGGGGCATCCGGACAAGGTTGCCGATCAGGTATCCGACGCGATTCTCGATGCGATCCTGGCCCAGGACCCCAAGTCCCGCGTCGCCTGTGAGACGCTGGTGACCACCGGTATGGCGGTCATCGCCGGAGAAATCACCACCAACGCCGTCATCGACTACCCGAAGATCGTTCGCGAGACCATAAAAGAGATCGGCTACAACGACTCCGCCATGGGCTTCGACTGGGAGACCTGCGCGGTACTCACCTCCATCGACAAGCAGTCCCCCGACATCGCCCAGGGCGTCACCGAAGGCGAGGGGATGTTCAAGGAGCAGGGTGCCGGCGACCAGGGGCTCATGTTCGGCTTCGCCTGCAACGAGACCCCTGAGCTGATGCCGATGTCGATCCTCATGGCGCACAAGCTGGTTTCCAGGCTTGCCGACGTCAGGAAGACCGGCGTGCTGGACTTCCTCCGTCCTGACTCCAAGTCCCAGGTTTCCATCCAATACATCGACGACAAGCCGGTCCACGTCGACACCGTGGTCATCTCCTCCCAGCACTCCCCCGAGGTCTCCTACGAGATGATCAAGGAAGGGATCATCGAGGAAGTCGTGAAGAAGATCATCCCTGCCAACCTGATGGACGCCAACACCAAGTTCCTGATCAACCCGACCGGGCGCTTCGTCATCGGCGGGCCGATGGGCGACTGCGGCCTCACCGGCCGCAAGATCATCGTCGACAGCTACGGCGGGCATGGCGCCCATGGCGGCGGCGCGTTCTCGGGCAAAGACCCCTCCAAGGTGGACCGTTCCGCCGCCTACATGGGGCGCTACGTGGCCAAGAACCTGGTTGCTTCCGGCGTCTGCGAGCGTTGTGAAGTTCAGGTCGCCTACGCCATCGGCGTCGCAGAACCGGTCTCCGTCATGGTCGACTGCAACGGCACCGGCAAGATCCCGTCCAAGCGCATCTCCGAGATCGTGCGTGAGGTGTTCGACCTCCGTCCGCGCGCCATCATCGAGCAGCTCGACCTGCTGCGTCCGATCTACAAGAAGACCGCCGCGTACGGCCACTTCGGCCGCGAGCTCCCCGAGTTCACCTGGGAGCGTACCGACAAGGCTGCGATCATCAGGGAGAAGGCGGGACTCTAA